A genomic stretch from Bos javanicus breed banteng chromosome 29, ARS-OSU_banteng_1.0, whole genome shotgun sequence includes:
- the DNAJC4 gene encoding dnaJ homolog subfamily C member 4 isoform X2: MLPLRLCRLWPLNPPLWFFAAAARQRSGPSNYYELLGVQPGASTEEVKRAFFSKSKELHPDRDPGNPALHSRFVELSEAYQVLSREQSRRSYDHQLRSAASPKSPGTTAHPRSAHQAHSSSGAPPNEKYWAQFHKVRPQGPESRQQQHKHNRRVLGYCLLIMLAGMGLHYVAFRKLEQLHRSFMDEKDRIITAIYNDTRARARANRARLLQEQRQRQQLQSPPGPPQGPGIVRPGP, translated from the exons ATGCTGCCCCTGCGCCTATGCCGGCTGTGGCCCCTCAACCCTCCCCTTTGGTTCTTCGCAGCGGCCGCCCGGCAGCG GTCTGGCCCCAGTAACTACTATGAACTCTTGGGGGTGCAGCCTGGTGCCAGCACTGAAGAAGTTAAACGAGCTTTCTTCTCCAAGTCCAAAGAG CTGCACCCTGACCGGGACCCCGGGAACCCAGCCCTGCACAGTCGCTTTGTGGAGCTGAGTGAAGCATACCAAGTGCTGAGCCGTGAGCAGAGTCGCCGCAGCTATGACCACCAGCTCCGCTCGGCAGCTTCCCCAAAGTCTCCAGGAACCACAGCCCACCCCAGGTCTGCTCACCAGGCACACAG CAGTTCTGGGGCACCCCCCAATGAAAAATACTGGGCCCAGTTTCATAAAGTGAGGCCTCAGGGGCCAGAGTccaggcagcagcagcacaaacacAACCGGCGAGTGCTGGGGTACTGCCTCCTGATCATGCTGGCCGGCATGGGCCTGCACTACGTCGCCTTCAG GAAGCTGGAGCAGTTGCATCGTAGCTTCATGGATGAGAAGGATCGAATCATCACAGCCATTTACAACGACACTCGGGCCCGGGCCAG GGCCAACAGAGCCAGGCTCCTGCAGGAGCAGCGGCAGAGGCagcagctgcagtcaccacccgGGCCGCCCCAAGGCCCCGGGATCGTGCGCCCAGGCCCCTGA
- the DNAJC4 gene encoding dnaJ homolog subfamily C member 4 isoform X3 — protein MLPLRLCRLWPLNPPLWFFAAAARQRSGPSNYYELLGVQPGASTEEVKRAFFSKSKELHPDRDPGNPALHSRFVELSEAYQVLSREQSRRSYDHQLRSAASPKSPGTTAHPRSAHQAHSSGAPPNEKYWAQFHKVRPQGPESRQQQHKHNRRVLGYCLLIMLAGMGLHYVAFRKLEQLHRSFMDEKDRIITAIYNDTRARARANRARLLQEQRQRQQLQSPPGPPQGPGIVRPGP, from the exons ATGCTGCCCCTGCGCCTATGCCGGCTGTGGCCCCTCAACCCTCCCCTTTGGTTCTTCGCAGCGGCCGCCCGGCAGCG GTCTGGCCCCAGTAACTACTATGAACTCTTGGGGGTGCAGCCTGGTGCCAGCACTGAAGAAGTTAAACGAGCTTTCTTCTCCAAGTCCAAAGAG CTGCACCCTGACCGGGACCCCGGGAACCCAGCCCTGCACAGTCGCTTTGTGGAGCTGAGTGAAGCATACCAAGTGCTGAGCCGTGAGCAGAGTCGCCGCAGCTATGACCACCAGCTCCGCTCGGCAGCTTCCCCAAAGTCTCCAGGAACCACAGCCCACCCCAGGTCTGCTCACCAGGCACACAG TTCTGGGGCACCCCCCAATGAAAAATACTGGGCCCAGTTTCATAAAGTGAGGCCTCAGGGGCCAGAGTccaggcagcagcagcacaaacacAACCGGCGAGTGCTGGGGTACTGCCTCCTGATCATGCTGGCCGGCATGGGCCTGCACTACGTCGCCTTCAG GAAGCTGGAGCAGTTGCATCGTAGCTTCATGGATGAGAAGGATCGAATCATCACAGCCATTTACAACGACACTCGGGCCCGGGCCAG GGCCAACAGAGCCAGGCTCCTGCAGGAGCAGCGGCAGAGGCagcagctgcagtcaccacccgGGCCGCCCCAAGGCCCCGGGATCGTGCGCCCAGGCCCCTGA
- the DNAJC4 gene encoding dnaJ homolog subfamily C member 4 isoform X1 — MLPLRLCRLWPLNPPLWFFAAAARQRSGPSNYYELLGVQPGASTEEVKRAFFSKSKELHPDRDPGNPALHSRFVELSEAYQVLSREQSRRSYDHQLRSAASPKSPGTTAHPRSAHQAHSSSGAPPNEKYWAQFHKVRPQGPESRQQQHKHNRRVLGYCLLIMLAGMGLHYVAFRAAVMTVRDLGRHETLDKSRPLYVSSPSTGSSAAVPTGVKLKLEQLHRSFMDEKDRIITAIYNDTRARARANRARLLQEQRQRQQLQSPPGPPQGPGIVRPGP, encoded by the exons ATGCTGCCCCTGCGCCTATGCCGGCTGTGGCCCCTCAACCCTCCCCTTTGGTTCTTCGCAGCGGCCGCCCGGCAGCG GTCTGGCCCCAGTAACTACTATGAACTCTTGGGGGTGCAGCCTGGTGCCAGCACTGAAGAAGTTAAACGAGCTTTCTTCTCCAAGTCCAAAGAG CTGCACCCTGACCGGGACCCCGGGAACCCAGCCCTGCACAGTCGCTTTGTGGAGCTGAGTGAAGCATACCAAGTGCTGAGCCGTGAGCAGAGTCGCCGCAGCTATGACCACCAGCTCCGCTCGGCAGCTTCCCCAAAGTCTCCAGGAACCACAGCCCACCCCAGGTCTGCTCACCAGGCACACAG CAGTTCTGGGGCACCCCCCAATGAAAAATACTGGGCCCAGTTTCATAAAGTGAGGCCTCAGGGGCCAGAGTccaggcagcagcagcacaaacacAACCGGCGAGTGCTGGGGTACTGCCTCCTGATCATGCTGGCCGGCATGGGCCTGCACTACGTCGCCTTCAG AGCTGCTGTCATGACAGTCAGGGACCTGGGTCGCCATGAGACCCTGGACAAGTCCCGACCACTCTATGTCTCCTCACCTAGCACTGGCAGTTCGGCTGCGGTCCCCACAGGTGTAAAGCT GAAGCTGGAGCAGTTGCATCGTAGCTTCATGGATGAGAAGGATCGAATCATCACAGCCATTTACAACGACACTCGGGCCCGGGCCAG GGCCAACAGAGCCAGGCTCCTGCAGGAGCAGCGGCAGAGGCagcagctgcagtcaccacccgGGCCGCCCCAAGGCCCCGGGATCGTGCGCCCAGGCCCCTGA